A genomic segment from Bradyrhizobium sp. CB1015 encodes:
- a CDS encoding efflux RND transporter periplasmic adaptor subunit yields MFVRSVLSSYSKLLAGVSLALMAVSLAGCNDTVAEKAEPPRPVLVATAHYDAETPERSFVGTIRPRIESDLGFRVAGKVAKRLVEVGQTVEVGQALATLDEVDLKLQAEQAVAEQTAATGVLAQAAAAEQRAKDLKAKGWTTDAQLDQSRAAADEARARLNRAERSVELTKNSLSYATLVADARGVVTATLIEPGQVVAAGQASIRVARFAEKEAVVAIPETLVGRAKSGVASVTLWSEPNKKYAAKLREIAPAADPATRTYLAKFSLPEADDKVALGMTATLTLSDAATERVARLPLSALFNEGGKPSFYVVDDNGSVALKPVTVKSYESNDVVITGGVEEGAKIVALGVQKLDPGQRVRIVSSLSF; encoded by the coding sequence ATGTTCGTCCGGTCGGTTTTGTCAAGCTATTCCAAGCTCTTGGCAGGAGTCTCGCTCGCCCTGATGGCCGTTTCGCTGGCAGGGTGCAATGATACTGTCGCCGAGAAGGCCGAGCCGCCGCGGCCGGTTCTGGTGGCAACCGCTCATTATGATGCCGAAACGCCGGAGCGCAGCTTCGTGGGCACCATCCGCCCCAGGATCGAGAGCGATCTCGGCTTCCGCGTCGCCGGCAAGGTCGCCAAGCGCCTCGTCGAAGTCGGCCAGACGGTCGAAGTCGGCCAGGCGCTCGCCACTCTCGACGAGGTCGATTTGAAGCTCCAGGCCGAGCAGGCAGTTGCCGAGCAGACCGCCGCAACCGGCGTGCTGGCCCAGGCCGCCGCCGCCGAGCAGCGCGCCAAGGACCTCAAGGCCAAGGGCTGGACCACGGACGCGCAGCTCGACCAGAGCCGCGCCGCCGCCGATGAAGCCCGTGCGCGCCTGAACCGGGCCGAGCGCTCGGTCGAGTTGACCAAGAATTCCCTTTCCTACGCGACGCTCGTTGCCGACGCCCGCGGCGTCGTCACCGCAACGCTGATCGAGCCCGGCCAGGTGGTCGCCGCGGGCCAGGCTTCGATCCGTGTCGCCCGCTTTGCCGAGAAGGAAGCGGTCGTCGCGATCCCCGAGACGCTGGTTGGACGTGCCAAGTCGGGCGTCGCCAGCGTCACTCTTTGGTCCGAGCCGAACAAGAAATATGCGGCCAAGCTGCGCGAAATCGCGCCGGCGGCTGATCCCGCCACGCGCACCTATCTGGCAAAATTCTCGCTGCCCGAGGCCGACGACAAGGTCGCGCTCGGCATGACCGCGACGCTGACGCTGTCGGATGCCGCGACCGAGCGGGTCGCGCGGCTGCCGCTGTCGGCGCTGTTCAACGAAGGCGGCAAGCCGTCCTTCTACGTCGTCGACGACAACGGCTCCGTCGCACTGAAGCCGGTGACGGTGAAGTCCTACGAAAGCAACGACGTCGTCATCACCGGCGGCGTGGAGGAGGGCGCCA
- a CDS encoding MFS transporter yields MSQTTYAGSAGGAESASQSDIETSTIRAISWRLIPFLVLAYFFSYLDRVNLGFAALTMNAELKFTPLIFSWGAGIFFIGYFIFEVPSNLALERFGASRWIARIMVTWGIISALMAVVSGVTSFYVLRFLLGVAEAGFFPGIILYLTYWYPAEYRARFLAAFAIAVPVSTVIGAPISGLLLGLDGMMGLKGWQWLFIIEGIPSVLLGIVTWFYLTDKPEKADWLSAEQKAWLKAKLDSEIAAKQAVKHFSLGEALSSPKVIALSLIYFGFVGALYGMQFWLPQIVKAFGLTNAQTGFVTAIPYLFGTIAMILWARHSDASRERVMHVGAPLLLTAIALGVSSYLTDPTLTMVMLTVAAIGVFCCFGVFWTLPTAWLSGTAAAGAIALINSIGNLAGFGGPYLIGWVKEATGQTSTGLLVLAVLPLIAGILVFVGGHDSKHEFGERGR; encoded by the coding sequence ATGAGCCAGACCACCTATGCCGGTTCCGCCGGCGGTGCCGAAAGCGCCAGCCAGAGCGACATCGAAACCTCGACCATCCGTGCCATCTCCTGGCGCCTGATTCCCTTCCTGGTGCTGGCCTACTTCTTCTCCTATCTCGACCGCGTCAATCTCGGCTTCGCCGCGCTGACCATGAATGCAGAGCTGAAGTTCACCCCGCTGATCTTCTCCTGGGGCGCCGGCATCTTCTTCATCGGCTATTTCATCTTCGAGGTGCCGAGCAATCTTGCGCTGGAGAGGTTCGGCGCGAGCCGATGGATTGCCCGCATCATGGTGACCTGGGGCATCATCTCGGCGCTGATGGCGGTGGTCAGTGGGGTCACCAGCTTCTACGTCCTGCGCTTCCTGCTCGGCGTCGCCGAAGCCGGTTTCTTCCCCGGCATCATCCTCTATCTCACCTATTGGTATCCGGCCGAATATCGCGCCCGCTTTCTTGCGGCCTTCGCCATCGCGGTGCCGGTCTCGACCGTGATTGGCGCGCCGATCTCGGGCCTCTTGCTCGGGCTCGACGGCATGATGGGGCTGAAAGGCTGGCAGTGGCTGTTCATCATCGAGGGCATCCCGTCGGTGCTGCTCGGCATCGTCACCTGGTTCTATCTCACCGACAAGCCGGAGAAGGCGGACTGGCTATCGGCCGAGCAGAAGGCGTGGCTCAAGGCGAAGCTCGATTCGGAGATTGCGGCCAAGCAGGCCGTGAAGCATTTCTCGCTCGGCGAGGCGCTGTCTTCACCGAAGGTGATCGCGCTCAGCCTGATCTATTTCGGCTTCGTCGGTGCGCTCTACGGCATGCAGTTCTGGCTGCCGCAGATCGTCAAGGCGTTCGGCCTCACCAACGCCCAGACCGGATTCGTCACTGCGATCCCGTATCTGTTCGGCACCATCGCCATGATCCTGTGGGCGCGGCATTCGGATGCGAGCCGCGAGCGCGTCATGCATGTCGGCGCACCGCTGCTGCTCACCGCGATTGCGCTCGGCGTCTCCTCCTATCTCACCGATCCCACGCTGACGATGGTGATGCTGACGGTGGCCGCGATCGGCGTGTTCTGCTGCTTCGGCGTGTTCTGGACCCTGCCGACCGCCTGGCTCTCCGGCACGGCGGCCGCCGGCGCCATCGCCTTGATCAACTCGATCGGCAACCTTGCCGGCTTCGGCGGGCCGTATCTCATCGGCTGGGTCAAGGAAGCGACGGGGCAGACCTCGACCGGTCTCTTGGTGCTCGCCGTGCTGCCGCTGATCGCGGGCATTCTGGTGTTCGTCGGCGGCCACGACAGCAAGCACGAATTCGGCGAGCGGGGGCGATGA
- a CDS encoding substrate-binding domain-containing protein: MGIVVGEGISVVAGSDSDLAELYTPPITAIAWDLAAMGRHAATMLLERMRGNEIERGRGLTVPTELIIRGSSRPLAI, translated from the coding sequence ATGGGCATTGTCGTCGGCGAGGGGATTTCGGTCGTGGCCGGCAGCGATTCCGACCTCGCCGAATTGTACACGCCGCCGATCACGGCAATCGCGTGGGATCTGGCAGCCATGGGCCGCCACGCTGCGACCATGCTGTTGGAGCGGATGCGCGGCAACGAGATCGAGCGCGGCCGTGGTCTCACCGTGCCGACGGAGCTGATCATTCGCGGGTCGAGCCGGCCGCTTGCGATTTGA
- a CDS encoding winged helix-turn-helix domain-containing protein, which produces MSRTSKPLPLSTTQARQIWLHAQRLTDRAPFGEGAQAVSAAVAHLGYVQIDTINVIERCHHHILFSRIPSYRRADLRHAQSIDKTVFEYWTHALSYVPANDFRFFLPAMREHRREGHKWFASVKPADTRKVMRLLRAGPLTIRDIDDDVLVEKEHLWQSRKPSKRALQLAFYTGAVTISERQGMLKTYELTTRHFGWDRPPKPASARETTAYLLDRALRSQGVVSLDSVCHLDAPSKKPVARLIASRVRRGELVPVAIEGAGKQEHWASPAALEPHEVSPDLVHILSPFDPLIIQRKRTNLIFGYNHLFEAYVPKAKRKLGYFALPVLVGDEIVAALDMKADRQNKKLLMQKWTWVGQGRKTAGRNELKRVIEDELDRFERFQLAE; this is translated from the coding sequence ATGTCCCGCACGTCCAAACCGCTTCCGCTCTCGACGACACAGGCCCGGCAGATCTGGCTGCATGCCCAGCGGCTGACCGACCGCGCTCCGTTCGGCGAAGGCGCACAGGCCGTCTCGGCCGCTGTCGCCCATCTCGGCTATGTGCAGATCGACACCATCAACGTCATCGAGCGTTGCCATCACCACATCCTGTTCAGCCGGATCCCGTCCTACCGCCGCGCTGATCTGCGCCATGCCCAGAGCATCGACAAGACCGTGTTCGAGTACTGGACGCACGCGCTCTCCTACGTGCCGGCGAACGACTTCCGCTTCTTCCTGCCGGCGATGCGCGAGCACCGGCGCGAGGGGCACAAATGGTTCGCCTCGGTGAAGCCGGCCGACACGCGCAAGGTGATGCGGCTGCTGCGTGCGGGTCCGCTGACGATCCGCGACATCGACGACGACGTGCTCGTCGAGAAGGAGCATCTGTGGCAGAGCCGCAAGCCCTCGAAGCGGGCGCTGCAGCTCGCCTTCTATACCGGCGCCGTCACCATCAGCGAGCGCCAGGGCATGCTCAAGACCTACGAGCTGACGACGCGTCATTTCGGCTGGGACAGGCCTCCTAAGCCGGCGTCGGCTCGGGAGACCACAGCCTATCTGCTCGACCGCGCGCTGCGCTCGCAGGGCGTGGTCAGCCTCGATTCGGTCTGCCATCTCGATGCGCCGAGCAAGAAGCCGGTCGCGCGCCTGATCGCCTCGCGCGTCCGCCGCGGCGAGCTCGTGCCTGTCGCGATCGAGGGCGCCGGCAAGCAGGAGCACTGGGCTTCGCCCGCAGCGCTCGAGCCGCATGAGGTGTCGCCCGATCTCGTCCACATTCTCTCGCCGTTCGATCCCCTGATCATCCAGCGCAAGCGCACCAACCTCATCTTCGGCTACAATCATCTGTTCGAAGCCTATGTGCCGAAAGCCAAGCGCAAGCTCGGCTATTTCGCGCTGCCCGTGCTGGTCGGCGACGAGATCGTCGCGGCGCTCGATATGAAGGCCGACCGGCAGAACAAGAAGCTGTTGATGCAGAAATGGACCTGGGTCGGGCAGGGCAGGAAGACGGCGGGCCGCAACGAGCTGAAGCGTGTGATCGAGGACGAGCTCGATCGCTTCGAGCGGTTTCAACTGGCGGAGTGA
- a CDS encoding DUF2809 domain-containing protein: MHRTQPDQPVAPLRISLIRAGLALAVIVCGLSLRWYGFPLGLPAFVVKYGGSLLWATMVFLLVGVCLPRRSQTQITGIAMVIAIVVEFSRLVHTPWLDAFRLTTAGALLLGRIFSLWNLVAYLIGIVVGIWLDGCAVRSPTLKSQAAGSTRE, translated from the coding sequence ATGCACCGGACGCAGCCGGATCAACCTGTGGCGCCGCTCCGGATCTCGCTGATCCGCGCCGGCCTCGCGCTCGCGGTGATCGTCTGCGGGCTGTCGCTGCGCTGGTACGGATTCCCGCTCGGCCTGCCTGCATTCGTGGTGAAGTATGGCGGCTCGCTATTGTGGGCAACGATGGTCTTTCTGCTGGTCGGCGTTTGCCTGCCGCGGCGGTCGCAGACGCAGATTACAGGCATCGCGATGGTGATCGCGATCGTCGTGGAATTCTCCCGGCTGGTGCACACGCCATGGCTCGATGCGTTCCGGCTGACCACGGCCGGCGCGCTGCTGCTGGGGCGCATCTTCTCGCTGTGGAATTTGGTCGCTTACCTCATCGGTATTGTCGTCGGCATCTGGCTCGACGGCTGCGCCGTCCGATCGCCTACGCTCAAATCGCAAGCGGCCGGCTCGACCCGCGAATGA
- a CDS encoding OmpA family protein, translated as MTRFDKFFGLKAITLSAALSMTASLALAGDNNFSASQIVDALKPKPATRGLSVGPQADTTVQAKEATFLNTVRNRSTRSLSTGEREQIAELAATKPKIDLEIQFDYNSADIAKTSVASVQALGKALSDPALKGSTFVVAGHTDAIGGEEYNQGLSERRADTIKKYLVQNYGLNGADLVTVGYGETKLKDAANGAAPINRRVQVVNMDTKTAAK; from the coding sequence ATGACCCGTTTTGATAAGTTCTTTGGACTGAAGGCGATAACTCTCTCCGCGGCCCTGTCGATGACGGCGAGCCTTGCGCTGGCCGGCGACAACAATTTCTCCGCCAGCCAGATCGTGGACGCGCTCAAGCCGAAGCCGGCCACCCGCGGCCTGTCCGTTGGTCCCCAGGCCGACACGACCGTGCAGGCCAAGGAAGCGACCTTCCTGAACACCGTGCGCAACCGCTCGACCCGGTCGCTCTCGACGGGCGAGCGCGAGCAGATCGCCGAGTTGGCTGCAACCAAGCCGAAGATCGATCTGGAGATCCAGTTCGACTACAACTCGGCCGACATCGCCAAGACCTCTGTGGCATCGGTGCAGGCGCTCGGCAAAGCGCTGTCCGATCCGGCGCTGAAGGGCTCGACCTTCGTCGTCGCCGGCCACACCGACGCGATCGGCGGCGAGGAGTACAATCAAGGTCTCTCCGAGCGGCGCGCCGACACCATCAAGAAGTATCTGGTGCAGAACTACGGCCTCAACGGCGCGGATCTGGTCACCGTCGGCTACGGTGAGACCAAGCTGAAGGATGCCGCCAACGGTGCCGCCCCGATCAACCGCCGCGTCCAGGTCGTGAACATGGACACCAAGACCGCGGCGAAGTAA
- a CDS encoding phospholipid carrier-dependent glycosyltransferase, producing MPAVPAVSRSAVIAVAIFLIAHVALLIGVVTPEKFVFDEVHYVPAARQMLTPATSQPMLNPMHPPLAKELIAASIATFGDNALGWRYPATLFGALAIVAIYLCGFALFAAQGPAIAAALIAAFNQMLYVQARIAMLDIFALGFGLLATAAFMHGFRRERPQALFAVAGSLFGLAAACKWSGLFPLGVCIVIVAVIRLMQGWHTLFADAKPDDWYRPELWPGLKLHHVALCFAVLPGMTYLAAFVPLYGLSLPDLIEAQRRIFADNTTTAIAGHTYMSAWPSWPLLARPVWFLFDKSAEDHVAAIVFLGNPLVLWPALPALAMVLRDFIVARRWDAFLIAAFYFGPWLAWALLPRTLGFIYYYLPAATAASLALVYVLRREGMPRWLLWAYVGVAAAVFAVMLPISAAFVGTSMGSFNRLMLFQSWI from the coding sequence TTGCCTGCGGTTCCGGCGGTGTCGCGGAGTGCAGTGATTGCTGTCGCGATTTTCCTGATCGCGCATGTGGCGCTGTTGATCGGCGTCGTCACGCCGGAAAAATTCGTGTTCGACGAGGTGCATTACGTGCCGGCCGCGCGCCAGATGCTGACGCCCGCGACGTCGCAGCCGATGCTCAATCCGATGCATCCGCCGCTGGCCAAGGAGCTGATCGCGGCATCGATCGCAACCTTCGGCGACAACGCGCTTGGCTGGCGTTATCCCGCGACCTTGTTCGGTGCGCTCGCGATCGTCGCGATCTATCTGTGCGGATTCGCGCTGTTCGCGGCGCAGGGGCCGGCGATCGCCGCCGCGCTGATTGCAGCCTTCAACCAGATGCTGTACGTCCAGGCGCGCATCGCGATGCTCGATATCTTTGCGCTCGGCTTCGGCCTGCTCGCCACCGCTGCTTTCATGCACGGGTTTCGCAGAGAGCGGCCGCAAGCGCTGTTCGCGGTGGCAGGCAGCCTGTTCGGCCTTGCGGCCGCGTGTAAATGGAGCGGTCTGTTCCCGCTCGGCGTCTGCATCGTCATTGTTGCGGTGATCCGCCTGATGCAGGGCTGGCACACGCTGTTCGCCGACGCGAAGCCGGACGACTGGTATCGGCCGGAGCTTTGGCCCGGCCTGAAGCTGCATCATGTCGCGCTCTGCTTCGCCGTCCTGCCGGGCATGACTTATCTTGCGGCCTTCGTTCCGCTCTACGGATTGTCACTGCCGGACTTGATCGAGGCGCAGCGCCGGATCTTTGCCGACAACACCACGACGGCCATCGCCGGCCACACCTATATGAGCGCATGGCCGTCCTGGCCTCTGCTCGCGCGCCCGGTCTGGTTCCTGTTCGACAAGTCCGCGGAGGACCACGTCGCTGCGATCGTCTTCCTCGGCAATCCGCTCGTGCTTTGGCCGGCACTGCCCGCACTCGCCATGGTGCTGCGCGATTTCATCGTGGCGCGGCGCTGGGACGCATTCCTGATCGCGGCATTCTACTTCGGTCCCTGGCTGGCCTGGGCGTTGCTGCCGCGCACGCTGGGCTTCATCTATTATTATCTGCCGGCCGCGACAGCGGCGTCGCTGGCACTGGTGTATGTGCTGCGCCGCGAGGGGATGCCGCGCTGGCTGTTGTGGGCCTATGTCGGCGTCGCCGCGGCCGTTTTTGCGGTGATGCTGCCGATTTCCGCGGCGTTCGTCGGCACCTCTATGGGGAGCTTCAACCGGCTGATGCTGTTCCAAAGCTGGATATGA
- a CDS encoding DUF1932 domain-containing protein, with protein MIFSAVVVAVAAETGEAISRIIRPGSLVVDINAATPRTKKHVAAAVEARGGLFADANLMGSVDLYGAAVPLYTSGSGAERFAETFGPLGFRIEVAGAEAGTAAAVKMLRSVVTKGMEALLVEALTAATLAGVRDETMRGLCASMDATTFSKFLDMCVRSDVLHAERRAVEMDGVAAGLRELGFDPLMTTATAARLKVSARLGLRDEFAQRSSYSADEVLDRYAHAVAGGLGEIEERL; from the coding sequence GTGATCTTTTCCGCCGTCGTCGTTGCCGTCGCGGCCGAGACAGGTGAGGCGATTTCCAGGATCATTCGTCCCGGCTCTCTCGTGGTGGACATCAACGCGGCGACCCCGCGCACAAAAAAACATGTCGCCGCAGCCGTGGAGGCGCGCGGCGGTCTGTTTGCGGATGCGAACCTGATGGGGTCGGTCGACCTCTACGGCGCCGCGGTCCCGCTCTACACATCGGGCAGCGGCGCCGAGCGCTTCGCGGAGACTTTCGGGCCACTGGGCTTCCGCATCGAGGTGGCCGGTGCAGAGGCCGGAACGGCGGCCGCGGTGAAGATGCTGCGGAGCGTGGTGACCAAAGGCATGGAAGCGCTACTGGTGGAGGCGCTGACCGCCGCGACGCTCGCCGGCGTGCGCGACGAAACCATGCGCGGGCTATGCGCCTCGATGGATGCCACAACGTTCAGCAAGTTCTTGGACATGTGCGTCCGTTCCGACGTGCTGCACGCCGAGCGCCGCGCGGTGGAAATGGATGGCGTAGCCGCAGGCTTGCGGGAATTAGGTTTCGACCCCCTGATGACCACCGCCACGGCGGCGCGCTTGAAGGTCTCCGCCCGGCTGGGCCTGCGAGACGAATTTGCGCAACGGTCCAGTTATTCGGCCGACGAGGTGTTGGACCGATATGCGCATGCCGTGGCGGGCGGCTTGGGCGAGATCGAAGAGAGACTGTAG